A single region of the Cynocephalus volans isolate mCynVol1 chromosome 12, mCynVol1.pri, whole genome shotgun sequence genome encodes:
- the AVIL gene encoding advillin → MSLSSAFRAVGNDPGIITWRIEKMELALVPLNAHGNFYEGDCYVVLSTRKVGSLLSQDIHFWIGKDSSQDEQSCAAIYTIQLDDYLGGSPVQHREVQYHESDTFRGYFKQGIIYKKGGVASGMMHVETNTYDVKRLLHVKGKRNIRATEVEMSWDSFNRGDVFLLDLGKVIIQWNGPESSSGERLKAMLLAKDIRDRERGGRAEIGVMEGDKEAASPELMKVLQDTLGQRSIIKPAVPDEIIDQQQKSSIVLYHVSDSAGQLAVTEVAMRPLVQDLLNHNDCYILDHGGTKIYVWKGKGATKAEKQAAMSKALGFIKMKSYPSSTNVETVNDGAESAMFKQLFQKWSVKDQTMGLGKTFSIGKIANVFQDKLDVTLLYNKPEVAARERMVDDGNGKVEVWRIENLELVPVEHQWYGFFYGGDCYLVLYTYEVNGKPRYILYIWQGRHASQDELAASAYQAVMLDRQFDGAPVQVWISMGKESRHFMAIFKGKLVIFEGGTSRKGNAEPEPPVRLFQIQGNDKSNTKAVEVPGFASSLNSNDVFLLRTQAEHYLWYGKGSSGDERAMAKELAGLLCDGTEDTVAEGQEPAEFWDLLGGKTPYANDKRLQQEILDVQSRLFECSNKTGRFTVTEVTDFTQDDLNPGDVMLLDTWDQVFLWIGAEANATEKESALATAQEYLHTHPSGRDAATPILIVKQGCEPPIFTGWFLAWDPHMWSAGKSYEQLKEELGDAAAIIRITSDMKNATPSLNSDNSEPKYYPVEVLLKNQNQELPEDVNPAKKENYLSEQDFVSVFGITRGQFAALPGWKQLQLKKEKGLF, encoded by the exons ATGTCCCTGAGCAGCGCCTTCAGGGCTGTGGGCAATGACCCTGGGATCATCACCTGGAGAATAGAG AAAATGGAGCTGGCACTGGTGCCCCTGAATGCCCATGGCAACTTCTATGAGGGGGACTGCTACGTCGTTCTCTCG ACCCGGAAAGTGGGCAGTCTCCTCTCCCAGGACATCCACTTCTGGATTGGGAAGGACTCCTCCCAGGATGAGCAGAGCTGCGCAGCCATCTACACCATACAACTGGACGACTACCTGGGAGGTAGTCCCGTGCAGCACCGAGAAGTCCAGTACCATGAGTCCGATACCTTCCGTGGCTACTTCAAGCAAGGCATTAT CTACAAGAAGGGGGGTGTGGCCTCTGGGATGATGCATGTGGAGACCAACACCTACGATGTGAAGCGGCTGCTACATgtgaaggggaagagaaacatCAGGGCCACCGAG GTGGAAATGAGCTGGGACAGTTTCAACCGAGGTGATGTCTTCTTGCTGGACCTTGGGAAGGTCATCATCCAGTGGAATGGCCCAGAGAGCAGCAGTGGGGAGCGCCTGAAG GCTATGCTTCTGGCAAAAGATATTCGTGACAGGGAGCGAGGGGGCCGTGCTGAAATAGGAGTGATGGAGGGAGACAAGGAGGCAGCCAGCCCAGAGCTGATGAAGGTCCTTCAAGACACCCTTGGCCAACGCTCCATTATCAAGCCTGCAGTCCCTGATGAGATCATTGATCAGCAGCAGAAATCCAGTATCGTATTGTATCA TGTCTCAGACTCGGCTGGCCAGCtggcagtcacagaggtagcaaTGAGGCCTCTGGTCCAGGACTTACTGAACCATAAT GACTGCTATATCCTGGACCACGGTGGGACCAAGATCTACGTGTGGAAAGGAAAAGGAGCCACAAAGGCTGAGAAACAGGCGGCCATGTCTAAAGCCCTG GGCTTCATCAAAATGAAGAGCTACCCCAGCAGCACCAACGTGGAGACTGTCAATGATGGTGCTGAATCAGCCATGTTCAAGCAGCTGTTCCAGAAGTGGTCAGTGAAGGACCAGACCATGGGCCTGGGGAAAACGTTCAGCATTGGTAAAATCG ctaatgttttccaggacaagTTGGATGTGACTCTGCTGTACAACAAGCCAGAGGTAGCTGCCCGGGAAAGAATGGTGGATGATGGCAATGGAAAAGTTGAG GTCTGGAGAATCGAGAACCTGGAGCTGGTCCCTGTGGAACATCAGTGGTATGGCTTCTTTTATGGGGGAGACTGCTATCTGGTTCTCTACACATATGAGGTGAATGGGAAGCCACGTTACATCTTGTACATCTGGCAG GGCCGCCACGCCTCACAGGATGAGCTGGCAGCCTCGGCATACCAAGCGGTGATGTTGGATCGGCAGTTTGATGGGGCCCCTGTGCAGGTTTGGATCAGCATGGGGAAGGAGTCACGCCACTTCATGGCCATCTTCAAAGGAAAGCTGGTTATCTTTGAG GGTGGGACTTCCAGGAAGGGAAATGCTGAACCTGAACCTCCAGTAAGACTCTTCCAGATTCAAGGAAATGACAAATCTAACACCAAAGCAGTAGAGGTTCCAGGCTTTGCCTCTTCCCTAAATTCCAATGATGTCTTTCTGCTGCGAACCCAGGCAGAACACTACCTGTGGTATGGCAAG GGGTCTAGTGGGGATGAGCGGGCAATGGCTAAGGAGCTGGCCGGCCTTCTCTGTGACGGCACTGAAGACACTGTGGCCGAGGGCCAGGAGCCAGCTGAGTTCTGGGACCTACTGGGAGGGAAAACTCCCTATGCTAATGATAAAAG ACTCCAGCAGGAAATCCTAGATGTCCAGTCCCGTCTCTTTGAATGTTCTAATAAGACTGGCCGGTTTACTGTCACTGAGGTCACAGATTTCACCCAGGATGACCTGAACCCAGGTGATGTGATGCTCCTGGATACCTGGGACCAG GTGTTCCTGTGGATTGGAGCTGAGGCCAATGCCACAGAGAAGGAAAGCGCCCTTGCTACAGCCCAGGAGTACCTGCACACTCACCCCAGTGGCCGAGATGCTGCCACACCAATCCTGATCGTTAAGCAGGGGTGTGAGCCTCCCATCTTCACAGGCTGGTTCCTGGCCTGGGACCCTCACATGTGGAGT GCAGGAAAATCATATGAACAGTTAAAAGAAGAGCTGGGAGATGCTGCTGCTATCATAAGAATTACTTCT GACATGAAGAATGCAACCCCCTCCCTGAACTCTGATAACAGTGAGCCAAAATATTACCCTGTAGAAGTTCTGTTGAAAAATCAGAATCAGGAGCTGCCTGAGGATGTGAACCCTGCCAAAAAGGAA aATTATCTCTCTGAACAGGACTTTGTGTCTGTGTTTGGCATCACAAGAGGGCAATTTGCTGCTCTGCCTGGCTGGAAACAGCTCCagttgaagaaagaaaaggggctTTTCTAA